From a single Nocardioides panacis genomic region:
- a CDS encoding HAD family hydrolase, with protein MSHVTRVAMWSGPRNVSTAMMRSWENRGDTVVVDEPFYAAYLLRTGIDHPGRETVIASQPTDPTEVVAALHAPLPDGVGVHYSKQMTHHLADDMDLSWTRDFRNVLLIRDPAEVVASYVRSRESCEPEDIGLLQQVRLLDALRSGDGTPPVIDAGDFLRDPEAHLRWLCDWLGIGFTPRMLAWPAGPRSSDGVWAPYWYDAVWRSTGFEPWRPREVALGRHDADVAEACRPAYERLAALRIRL; from the coding sequence ATGAGCCACGTGACGCGGGTGGCGATGTGGAGCGGCCCCCGCAACGTGAGCACCGCGATGATGCGCTCCTGGGAGAACCGCGGGGACACCGTCGTCGTCGACGAGCCGTTCTACGCCGCCTACCTGCTGCGCACCGGGATCGACCACCCCGGCCGGGAGACGGTGATCGCCTCCCAGCCCACCGACCCGACCGAGGTGGTCGCCGCGCTGCACGCGCCCCTGCCCGACGGGGTCGGCGTGCACTACTCGAAGCAGATGACCCACCACCTCGCCGACGACATGGACCTGTCCTGGACCCGGGACTTCCGCAACGTGCTGCTGATCCGCGACCCGGCCGAGGTGGTCGCGTCCTACGTGCGCTCGCGGGAGTCCTGCGAGCCCGAGGACATCGGCCTGCTCCAGCAGGTCCGGCTCCTCGACGCACTCCGGTCCGGTGACGGCACTCCCCCGGTGATCGACGCCGGCGACTTCCTGCGCGACCCGGAGGCGCACCTGCGCTGGCTGTGCGACTGGCTCGGGATCGGGTTCACGCCGAGGATGCTGGCCTGGCCGGCGGGTCCGCGCAGCAGCGACGGGGTGTGGGCGCCGTACTGGTACGACGCGGTGTGGCGCTCGACCGGCTTCGAGCCGTGGCGCCCGCGCGAGGTGGCGCTGGGCCGGCACGACGCCGACGTCGCGGAGGCCTGCCGGCCCGCCTACGAGCGGCTCGCCGCCCTGCGGATTCGCCTCTGA
- a CDS encoding aminotransferase class IV, with translation MARGTHDYDDDPRNAAIRIWVNGELLPRERAVVSVFDSGFVLGDGVWEGLRVRGGHPAFLETHLDRLYEGAQAILMDIGLTRAELTSAIYDTLRANDMVDGVHVRLMVTRGVKATPYQDPRVTVGPATVVIIAEHKEAIPDTVTHGITLFTTHVRRAYPDTLDPKLNSHSKLNDITACIQAYTAGADEALMLDPHGFVATCNSTHFFVVKGTPEEPEVWTSDGRFCLGGITRGNVLAMCRAGGITARETTFSLTDVYSAQEAFVTGTFAGVVPVRTVDGRTIGAGARGPVVERLQQMYVDLVDADVAGRSAP, from the coding sequence ATGGCTCGCGGCACGCACGACTACGACGACGACCCCCGCAACGCCGCGATCAGGATCTGGGTGAACGGGGAGCTGCTGCCCCGCGAGCGCGCGGTGGTCTCGGTCTTCGACTCGGGCTTCGTGCTCGGCGACGGCGTCTGGGAGGGGCTGCGGGTGCGCGGCGGGCACCCGGCGTTCCTGGAGACCCACCTGGACCGGCTCTACGAGGGCGCCCAGGCGATCCTGATGGACATCGGGCTGACCCGTGCCGAGCTCACCTCCGCGATCTACGACACCCTGCGCGCCAACGACATGGTCGACGGCGTGCACGTGCGGCTGATGGTGACCCGCGGCGTGAAGGCGACGCCCTACCAGGACCCGCGGGTGACCGTCGGCCCGGCGACCGTGGTGATCATCGCCGAGCACAAGGAGGCGATACCGGACACCGTGACCCACGGCATCACGCTGTTCACCACGCACGTGCGCCGGGCCTACCCCGACACCCTCGACCCCAAGCTCAACTCGCACAGCAAGCTCAACGACATCACCGCGTGCATCCAGGCCTACACCGCCGGCGCGGACGAGGCGCTGATGCTCGACCCGCACGGCTTCGTGGCGACCTGCAACAGCACGCACTTCTTCGTCGTGAAGGGCACGCCGGAGGAACCGGAGGTGTGGACCTCCGACGGCCGGTTCTGCCTCGGCGGGATCACCCGCGGGAACGTCCTCGCGATGTGCCGTGCCGGCGGGATCACCGCCCGGGAGACGACGTTCAGCCTCACCGACGTCTACAGCGCGCAGGAGGCCTTCGTGACCGGGACGTTCGCGGGCGTCGTACCGGTGCGGACCGTGGACGGGCGCACCATCGGCGCCGGGGCGCGCGGCCCGGTCGTCGAGCGCCTGCAGCAGATGTACGTCGACCTGGTCGACGCGGACGTCGCGGGCCGGTCGGCGCCATGA
- a CDS encoding dihydrolipoyl dehydrogenase family protein has product MTSESRQVDVVVVGLGPGGESAATQLARAGLSVVGVDRRLVGGECPYYGCIPSKMMIRAADVLAEARRVADLAGASTVTPDWSPVHARIRDEATTDWDDQAAVDRLEDAGVTFVRGAARLTGPRTVEVDPSTGSGQGAVRYTATRGVVLNTGTDPSAPPVDGLAGTPFWTNRDAVRLADLPASLIVVGGGAIGAEMAQAFSRFGVRVTLLEVADRILAPEEPESSALVADVFAKEGIQVLAGATISSVSYAEGRFTVEVDGQSLHADKLLVAAGRRPALAGLGLDTVGLDPEARSIDTDERLRATGAEGLWAIGDITGKGAFTHMSMYQAAVAVRDILGQDGPPATYHAVPHVTFTDPEVGSVGMTEQQARDAGLSVRVGTTDLASSTRGWIARAEGLVKLVEDADRGCWSGPRPSARAGGEVLSMLVTAVHAEIPTDTLRSMIYAYPTFHRAVEDALSSLA; this is encoded by the coding sequence ATGACTTCGGAGAGCCGGCAGGTGGACGTGGTGGTCGTGGGGCTCGGGCCGGGCGGGGAGTCGGCAGCGACCCAGCTCGCGCGGGCCGGGCTCTCGGTCGTCGGGGTGGACCGCCGGCTGGTCGGCGGCGAGTGCCCGTACTACGGCTGCATCCCGAGCAAGATGATGATCCGCGCCGCCGACGTGCTGGCCGAGGCCCGGCGGGTCGCGGACCTCGCCGGCGCGAGCACGGTGACGCCGGACTGGTCGCCGGTGCACGCCCGGATCCGCGACGAGGCGACCACCGACTGGGACGACCAGGCGGCCGTCGACCGGCTCGAGGACGCCGGCGTCACGTTCGTGCGCGGTGCGGCCCGGCTCACCGGCCCCCGGACCGTGGAGGTGGACCCCTCGACAGGCTCAGGACAAGGGGCGGTGCGGTACACCGCCACGCGGGGCGTGGTGCTGAACACCGGCACGGACCCCTCGGCGCCACCCGTCGACGGGCTGGCGGGCACGCCCTTCTGGACCAACCGGGACGCGGTGCGGCTGGCCGACCTGCCCGCCTCGCTGATCGTGGTCGGCGGCGGCGCGATCGGCGCCGAGATGGCACAGGCGTTCTCCCGGTTCGGGGTGCGGGTCACGCTGCTCGAGGTGGCCGACAGGATCCTCGCTCCCGAGGAGCCCGAGTCGAGCGCGCTGGTCGCCGACGTGTTCGCCAAGGAGGGCATCCAGGTGCTGGCCGGCGCGACGATCTCCTCGGTGTCCTACGCCGAGGGCCGGTTCACCGTCGAGGTGGACGGGCAGTCGCTGCACGCGGACAAGCTGCTGGTCGCGGCCGGTCGCCGCCCGGCGCTCGCCGGTCTCGGGCTGGACACGGTCGGCCTGGACCCGGAGGCCCGCTCGATCGACACCGACGAGCGGCTGCGGGCCACCGGCGCCGAGGGCCTGTGGGCGATCGGCGACATCACCGGCAAGGGCGCGTTCACGCACATGTCGATGTACCAGGCCGCCGTCGCGGTGCGCGACATCCTCGGCCAGGACGGGCCGCCGGCGACGTACCACGCGGTGCCGCACGTGACCTTCACCGATCCCGAGGTCGGCTCGGTCGGGATGACCGAGCAGCAGGCCCGCGACGCCGGCCTCTCGGTGCGGGTCGGTACGACGGACCTCGCCTCGTCCACGCGCGGCTGGATCGCCCGCGCCGAGGGCCTGGTCAAGCTCGTCGAGGACGCCGACCGGGGGTGCTGGTCGGGGCCACGGCCGTCGGCCCGAGCGGGGGGAGAGGTGCTGTCGATGCTGGTCACCGCGGTGCACGCGGAGATCCCGACCGACACCCTGAGGTCGATGATCTACGCCTACCCGACCTTCCACCGGGCCGTCGAGGACGCCCTGTCCAGCCTGGCCTGA
- a CDS encoding STAS domain-containing protein: protein MTMNKNRSPDGYALHDQPGVTTTHPPVLSLSVDRPCGWSVLAASGEMDTACAGVLRSLLSAAGPNVVVDLREVTFMDASGLGVLATSGHIARRLGGAVRLVGPSHQVRRVLSLTLLDRVLPIYDDLQEALTAA, encoded by the coding sequence ATGACGATGAACAAGAACCGGTCGCCGGACGGCTACGCGCTCCACGACCAGCCGGGCGTGACGACGACCCACCCACCCGTCCTGTCCCTGTCGGTCGACCGCCCGTGCGGGTGGTCGGTGCTGGCGGCCTCCGGCGAGATGGACACCGCGTGCGCCGGGGTGCTGAGGTCCCTGCTGTCGGCCGCGGGGCCGAACGTGGTGGTGGACCTGCGTGAGGTGACCTTCATGGACGCCAGCGGTCTCGGCGTGCTCGCCACCAGCGGGCACATCGCGCGGCGGCTCGGCGGCGCGGTGCGGCTCGTCGGTCCGTCGCACCAGGTCCGCCGGGTGCTGTCGCTGACCCTCCTGGACCGGGTGCTGCCGATCTACGACGACCTGCAGGAAGCGTTGACCGCTGCCTAG
- a CDS encoding TetR/AcrR family transcriptional regulator, giving the protein MPDPVKTRTYRSERRQAQAAATRRAVLLAARDLFVGHGYPGTAVSEVARRAGVSVDTVYASVGRKPQLLLAVHDMVLGGTDEPVPAEQRDYVRAVRDATGARAKIEVYAAALGRLLPGTVPLADALRVAATTDDACRAVWEGLTERRAANMRLFARDLRGTGELRADLTDDQVADLVWSMNGPEYYLLVTSRGGGAEGYAALVTDVWTRTLLAPVDA; this is encoded by the coding sequence GTGCCCGACCCGGTCAAGACCCGCACCTACCGCTCCGAGCGCCGCCAGGCCCAGGCGGCCGCCACCCGCCGGGCGGTGCTGCTGGCCGCCCGGGACCTGTTCGTGGGCCACGGCTACCCCGGCACCGCCGTCAGCGAGGTCGCCCGCCGGGCGGGGGTGTCGGTGGACACCGTCTACGCGTCGGTCGGCCGCAAGCCGCAGCTGCTGCTCGCGGTGCACGACATGGTGCTCGGCGGCACGGACGAGCCGGTGCCGGCCGAGCAGCGCGACTACGTCCGCGCGGTCCGGGACGCCACCGGCGCCCGCGCCAAGATCGAGGTGTACGCCGCCGCGCTCGGCCGGCTGCTGCCCGGGACCGTCCCGCTCGCCGACGCGCTGCGGGTCGCGGCCACCACCGACGACGCGTGCCGGGCGGTGTGGGAGGGGCTGACCGAGCGCCGCGCCGCGAACATGCGGCTGTTCGCCCGGGACCTGCGCGGGACCGGCGAGCTGCGGGCCGACCTCACCGACGACCAGGTCGCCGACCTGGTGTGGTCGATGAACGGCCCGGAGTACTACCTGCTCGTCACCAGCCGCGGCGGCGGCGCCGAGGGGTACGCCGCGCTGGTCACCGACGTGTGGACCCGCACGCTGCTGGCCCCGGTGGACGCCTAG
- a CDS encoding cupin domain-containing protein, translating into MTAEATASGVVVHRAGSGPGTWAMGSLFEHLVSAGQSDGRLGMSLVTQPPGTATPLHRHTREAEALFLLEGRISYRAGEDLHELEDGAFLFLPQGLPHAFRVRGAAPARFLALTVPGGLMGLYDEVGIPAQAMRLPGPDGLPMAEEIARWNEVGPRYGLEVVGPPVPE; encoded by the coding sequence ATGACCGCCGAAGCCACCGCCAGCGGGGTCGTCGTCCACCGGGCCGGCAGCGGTCCGGGCACCTGGGCGATGGGGTCGCTGTTCGAGCACCTGGTCTCCGCCGGCCAGAGCGACGGGCGGCTCGGGATGTCGCTGGTCACCCAGCCGCCGGGGACCGCGACGCCGCTGCACCGGCACACCCGCGAGGCCGAGGCGCTGTTCCTGCTCGAGGGCCGGATCAGCTACCGGGCCGGCGAGGACCTGCACGAGCTCGAGGACGGCGCCTTCCTGTTCCTGCCGCAGGGCCTGCCGCACGCGTTCCGGGTCCGGGGCGCCGCGCCGGCCCGGTTCCTGGCACTGACCGTGCCCGGCGGCCTGATGGGCCTGTACGACGAGGTGGGGATCCCCGCGCAGGCGATGCGGCTGCCCGGTCCCGACGGGCTGCCGATGGCCGAGGAGATCGCCCGGTGGAACGAGGTCGGGCCGCGCTACGGGCTCGAGGTCGTCGGCCCGCCGGTGCCGGAGTAG
- the pyrR gene encoding bifunctional pyr operon transcriptional regulator/uracil phosphoribosyltransferase PyrR: MPSAPTGPAPRVVMDPRDVSRALTRIAHEILERNKGAADLVLLGIPSRGVPLAQRVAAKIAAVEGVDVAVGSLDVTMYRDDLRMRPARTLLPTEIPHGGIDGKVVVLVDDVLFSGRTIRAALDAMNDVGRPRAVRLAVLVDRGHRELPIRADFVGKNLPTSLVESVRVRLAEFDGEDAVTISGTPGAVTTRDENEEQR, from the coding sequence CTGCCTTCGGCCCCGACCGGCCCCGCCCCGCGCGTGGTGATGGACCCCCGTGACGTCTCCCGGGCCCTCACCCGCATCGCGCACGAGATCCTCGAGCGCAACAAGGGCGCCGCCGACCTCGTCCTGCTCGGCATCCCGAGCCGCGGCGTGCCGCTCGCCCAGCGCGTCGCCGCGAAGATCGCGGCCGTCGAGGGCGTCGACGTCGCCGTCGGCTCGCTGGACGTGACGATGTACCGCGACGACCTGCGGATGCGGCCGGCCCGCACCCTGCTGCCCACAGAGATCCCGCACGGCGGCATCGACGGCAAGGTGGTCGTGCTGGTCGACGACGTGCTGTTCTCCGGGCGCACGATCCGCGCCGCCCTCGACGCGATGAACGACGTGGGCCGTCCGCGGGCGGTCCGGCTCGCCGTGCTGGTGGACCGCGGCCACCGCGAGCTGCCGATCCGCGCCGACTTCGTCGGCAAGAACCTGCCCACGTCCCTGGTCGAGTCGGTCCGCGTGCGGCTCGCGGAGTTCGACGGCGAGGACGCGGTGACGATCTCCGGGACGCCGGGCGCCGTGACCACCCGCGACGAGAACGAGGAGCAGCGATGA